From the genome of Nitrospiria bacterium, one region includes:
- a CDS encoding C25 family peptidase propeptide domain-containing protein, translated as MGRKLLIISMVIIFYSLPVYGAGYGPVQIISSNEQEVVLELVVPGFQVHPVNHDGMSYQQMSIPDFGLTTDVGTPQVPVRGVVVGVPGGAQPSLEILDTDFKILSNYLPPPVPFPEVIEEGTIGFSSRFTFVRDETIYSQDDFFPSKPAIIGFSGKMRDQNVVQIVFYPIQNNPVRQEVRFYTRIVVRIGFQGSVGGEVPMLEKSQIFQKVDANQGQIKENPYDRMLKSLLLNYP; from the coding sequence ATGGGAAGAAAACTTTTAATAATTTCAATGGTAATTATTTTCTATTCACTTCCGGTGTATGGGGCGGGGTATGGACCGGTTCAGATCATCAGTTCAAATGAACAGGAAGTGGTCCTGGAGCTTGTGGTTCCGGGGTTTCAGGTTCATCCTGTCAATCATGATGGAATGTCTTATCAGCAGATGAGCATTCCGGATTTCGGGTTAACCACCGATGTGGGGACTCCGCAAGTTCCTGTTCGGGGGGTGGTGGTCGGTGTGCCAGGGGGGGCTCAACCTTCCTTGGAGATCCTGGACACCGACTTCAAGATTCTTTCCAACTACCTTCCTCCACCGGTTCCCTTCCCGGAGGTGATTGAAGAGGGAACCATAGGTTTTTCTAGTCGTTTCACGTTTGTCCGGGATGAAACTATTTATTCTCAGGATGATTTTTTTCCATCCAAACCAGCGATTATTGGATTTTCCGGGAAAATGAGGGATCAAAACGTGGTTCAAATTGTTTTTTATCCCATTCAAAACAATCCAGTCCGGCAGGAGGTGCGTTTTTACACCCGAATTGTTGTCCGGATTGGGTTTCAGGGATCTGTTGGAGGAGAGGTTCCAATGTTAGAGAAGTCACAGATATTTCAGAAAGTTGATGCCAACCAGGGGCAAATAAAAGAGAACCCATATGATCGAATGTTAAAGAGCCTTCTATTGAATTATCCATAA